From Actinopolymorpha cephalotaxi, one genomic window encodes:
- a CDS encoding nuclear transport factor 2 family protein — MNHDDARAFADRWVRAWNAHDLDTLLEHFADDVVFTSPVAARLLGGDGIIRGKEALRAYWTEGLARIPDLRFEVLGVYVGVGTLVINYRNQVGGVVNEVLTFGGNGEDSGNGGNGGDAGGLVTHGHGTYLDGGANPAGLRAD; from the coding sequence ATGAACCACGACGACGCCCGGGCCTTCGCCGACCGGTGGGTCCGCGCCTGGAACGCCCACGACCTCGACACGCTGCTGGAGCACTTCGCCGACGACGTGGTGTTCACCTCGCCGGTCGCGGCGCGGTTGCTCGGCGGCGACGGGATCATCCGGGGCAAGGAGGCCCTGCGGGCCTACTGGACCGAGGGCCTGGCCCGCATCCCCGACCTCCGCTTCGAGGTGCTCGGCGTCTACGTCGGCGTCGGCACCCTCGTCATCAACTACCGCAACCAGGTGGGCGGGGTCGTCAACGAGGTCCTGACATTCGGCGGGAACGGCGAGGACAGCGGGAACGGCGGGAACGGCGGGGATGCCGGCGGCCTGGTCACCCACGGGCACGGCACCTACCTCGACGGCGGCGCCAACCCGGCGGGTCTACGCGCCGACTGA